In Corvus moneduloides isolate bCorMon1 chromosome 3, bCorMon1.pri, whole genome shotgun sequence, one DNA window encodes the following:
- the AKAP12 gene encoding A-kinase anchor protein 12 isoform X1, whose translation MGAGSSAEPAAPQDGAGAAAEPPRTPPEPLPAEDAAEPQPPAEPAKVLNASLPVPDVSEDNLKHDASPQEPLQLEAVTASTELDGQQPEVASPLREPPREQTESPGTNVGQTEHSSVTLKEDSETMETIPSDSSTKDGVDAEKEDAHSIKQLPALEEAADDQVSEPQSYDLGFKKVFRFVGFRFTVKKEKTGKSEPVQLLTVKKETQAPEGADDQKEVVSEETAVPEDVLSAEDNTKDTLKNEKTEDESPKIPEANEICSQPAALATETASPLRKLFTQGWTGFRKKKSFRKPKEDEQQSPVKEEEQEKEGTTLTTETSEKEEKPESEKQDEVRTVTAVTTEAQEKEQTEGEMQESEKTVAAIGVEGSEKEEVVKHDEQGQKEDLAAVAVKESAEGKKDEDDQERKLVEVSEDLGKEEEKTEEGEKENEVTEKPLKTKSVVPLVTDSVNGELKTSSEVLPVGEKLESMEKCEIDDRTEIASEETLETGSLAMEVSSEQLKKSEGKEGNKPALLGKEALDEKTEEAELKMSPTAEDVAQGEALDRTTEKKASKEHETKSTLSAPELKSFSTSEHSVDTEDHQQSVKPTDEGLQGIPGTDTIDADKPDETTMEITSEEAAEKRPPEGITNEAELLSSQEKTKLQGSPLKKLFTGTGLKKLSGKKQKGKREESKSGEQGEPIQHLSDSPDSPEEQKGESSASSPEEMNEIPSLEKPADGMQVTENEDATIPDAERKRETVTPWASFKKMVTPKKRVRRPSESDKEEEIDKTKSVAVSATENVVDENQEEIKENGIDQKPEKITEEPKRKVDTSVSWEAFICVGSSKKRARKSSSSDEESQKVEESGQSKETATDAVLTSSQESDQGQGNSSPEQAGSPSESEGISTWESFKRLVTPRRRSKTRMEEKTEDSVVGSSLEHSTSDGEPGKDESWVPFRKLMPGRRKKKSDGKPEPAHLKQAREDMTETAEEDSDIPAVVPLSEYEAAEQEKMEAQRVKDAEAMREGTSEEERAEKLEETLRMEQGSGGLVHAVAVSVVEEERAVSSIEERSPSWISAALTECIEQAREEEEKETRKTAELGVTVEDAVVAAKTVPETRKDVSDDTTASELELTSEAVTALETAEASCAEETMEVSLAEETTEMVSAVSQLLETPDTTEEATPVQEVEATEQNLKDLDKQTQKVLHEVAERVKSDVAQLVSERAVTETIITTVQGPESEVKGDAKDGNIVGQETVLLEQSLEKEHKEDGPQPQQSAGTIQGQNRVEESVLPEGSEKSEIPSPMEESTEGRENVEVLRDESQCQAYEKAVVEDHKEINEVQRTIEEPLSHDKEFHSIKAITPKEELFAKQEPSEQEKLPITELTLDETRDKCAPEVKPAVQDKTEDEISSLGLTAEEAVQLEGEGRMLTVGPECAEAVVTVVPAKNEKQDGVPDSEEPVCTEGVPSRTPALREEDAVLNGVKSTEVTVPEVPLQSKGKTSALPSKTVGSEAAVDSVPILEPQCTETHSKSDEIKGGKVEGAVLKSEMWLESTSTFAEAPVQIEADGTSDLASACPEIVENGSAVIADTYPKKCETLSNLAGKETVGKQQELVETLNCQGFQKEDKKNEQLMEGAKEVFEDGKREAVRHDECSTAVQQEEGSDSASPQAESSGALKTPVAPAAAAGGEHVMAETAIQADMTAKTVQPLATTPEQMASEEVPVSTLDCSGYETAELGSVEAPKPRVTCASMNGVSEEGEMPQSTGQAEHNGIPSSHSLSPSHPEFQKHVQSVIIESQSTKVVLNAIQSAVHKLAETEELAALESEQSINSIGKSPSDTIVPELLGSMQVDQQLPVKEEEIRSKEQELKQPEIVKTATLTESAEIHAAVEKTKDMPLTSEMLQDGQSQNSSTVVTSPEDVSRGSVRLQKPALEQSISEDSTKDTLEIHAPKLREKEVGYITEISDQHTGPQTCRESEEQPYHPPVEDGKTQMWEDDSCQEGTSCDRQSQNSVALTP comes from the exons GTTTTAAATGCAAGTTTACCAGTACCTGATGTTAGTGAAGACAATTTGAAGCATGATGCCTCACCACAGGAGCCACTGCAGCTGGAAGCTGTTACAGCATCTACGGAACTGGATGGGCAGCAGCCAGAGGTGGCTTCACCCCTCCGAGAACCACCCAGAGAGCAAACAGAGTCGCCTGGAACAAATG TTGGACAAACAGAACATTCCAGTGTAACTTTGAAGGAAGACTCTGAAACTATGGAGACAATTCCATCTGACTCAAGCACCAAGGATGGTGTAGATGCTGAGAAAGAGGATGCTCATTCAATTAAGCAGTTGCCGGCTTTGGAAGAAGCTGCAGATGACCAGGTGTCAGAGCCACAGTCTTATGATTTAggttttaaaaaggtttttagATTTGTTGGGTTCAGGTTCActgtgaagaaggaaaagacaggaaaatcgGAACCAGTTCAGCTGCTTACtgtaaaaaaggaaacacaggcCCCTGAAGGAGCTGATGATCAAAAAGAAGTCGTCTCAGAAGAAACAGCAGTGCCTGAGGATGTACTCTCTGCAGAAGACAATACCAAAGatacactgaaaaatgaaaaaacagaagatgAATCTCCTAAAATACCAGAAGCAAATGAGATTTGTTCTCAGCCAGCTGCCTTAGCCACTGAAACTGCATCGCCATTAAGAAAACTTTTTACTCAAGGATGGACTGGatttagaaaaaagaagagttttagGAAGCCTAAAGAAGATGAACAACAGTCTCCTGTGAAAGAAGAGGAGCAAGAAAAAGAGGGGACAACATTAACAACTGAAACCAgtgaaaaggaggagaaaccTGAGTCTGAGAAGCAAGATGAAGTGAGGACTGTGACAGCAGTAACTACTGAAGCACAGGAGAAGGAGCAAACTGAAGGTGAAATGCAGGAGTCAGAAAAGACTGTGGCAGCCATAGGAGTAGAAGGAAGTGAAAAGGAAGAGGTGGTCAAGCATGATGAGCAGGGACAAAAAGAGGACCTAGCAGCAGTAGCTGTAAAAGAaagtgcagagggaaaaaaagatgaagatgatcaagaaagaaaactggTGGAAGTCTCAGAAGATCTTggtaaagaggaagaaaaaactgaagaaggagagaaagaaaatgaggtgACAGAGAAACCACTAAAAACAAAGTCAGTGGTACCTCTTGTCACTGACAGTGTGAATGGAGAATTGAAAACATCCTCAGAAGTCCTGCCTGTGGGAGAAAAACTGGAGTCCATGGAAAAGTGTGAAATAGATGACAGAACTGAAATAGCCTCTGAAGAGACACTTGAAACAGGATCTCTGGCAATGGAAGTTTCTAGTGAACAGCTTAAAAAATCggaaggaaaagaaggcaaTAAACCCGCTCTACTTGGGAAAGAGGCATTGGatgaaaaaacagaggaagCAGAATTGAAAATGTCACCCACAGCAGAAGATGTTGCACAGGGAGAAGCTCTGGATAGAAccacagagaagaaagcaagcaaagaaCATGAAACAAAGTCAACTCTGAGTGCTCCTGAATTGAAGTCCTTTTCTACTTCTGAACATTCAGTTGACACAGAGGATCATCAACAGTCAGTTAAACCCACTGATGAAGGACTACAGGGAATACCTGGCACTGATACAATTGATGCTGACAAACCAGATGAAACAACCATGGAAATAACTTCTGAAGAGGCAGCTGAAAAGAGGCCTCCAGAAGGTATCACAAATGAAGCTGAACTCCTGTCTTCTCAAGAAAAGACTAAACTACAAGGCAGCCCTTTAAAGAAACTCTTTACAGGTACTGGGTTGAAGAAACTGTctggaaagaagcagaaaggtAAAAGAGAAGAATCTAAGTCAGGGGAACAGGGTGAACCAATTCAGCACTTATCAGATTCCCCAGACAGCCCAGAGGAACAAAAGGGGGAGAGTTCTGCTTCTTCTCCTGAGGAGATGAATGAAATTCCCTCTTTAGAAAAACCTGCAGATGGAATGCAGGtcactgaaaatgaagatgCCACAATTCCAGATGCGGAGCGAAAAAGAGAAACTGTTACACCTTGGGCATCATTTAAAAAGATGGTGACTCCCAAGAAACGTGTCAGGCGGCCTTCTGAAAGCgataaagaagaagaaattgatAAGACAAAGagtgttgcagtatctgcaaCTGAAAATGTTGTTGatgaaaatcaggaagaaataaaagaaaatgggatTGACCAGAAGCCAGAGAAAATTACAGAAGAGCCTAAAAGAAAGGTTGACACCTCTGTGTCCTGGGAAGCTTTTATATGTGTAGGTTCTTCAAAGAAGAGAGCCAGGAAGTCATCATCATCTGATGAGGAAAGCCAAAAAGTAGAAGAGTCTGGACAGAGCAAAGAGACAGCAACAGATGCAGTTCTTACCAGCTCTCAAGAGAGTGATCAAGGACAGGGGAATTCTTCCCCAGAACAAGCTGGAAGCCCATCCGAAAGTGAAGGTATTTCAACATGGGAATCATTTAAAAGGTTAGTTACTCCAAGACGGAGATCTAAAACCAGAATGGAAGAGAAGACCGAAGACTCTGTTGTGGGATCTAGCCTGGAGCATTCAACATCGGATGGTGAGCCTGGAAAAGATGAATCATGGGTTCCATTTAGAAAACTGATGCCTGGACGCAGGAAGAAAAAGTCAGATGGAAAGCCAGAACCAGCTCATCTTAAACAAGCAAGAGAAGACATGACAGAAACAGCTGAAGAAGATTCTGATATTCCAGCTGTTGTTCCTTTATCTGAATATGAAGCAGCAGAACAGGAGAAAATGGAAGCCCAACGTGTGAAGGATGCTGAAGCGATGAGAGAAGGCACCTCAGAggaagagagagcagaaaagTTAGAGGAGACCCTAAGAATGGAGCAAGGATCTGGAGGGCTGGTGCATGCAGTTGCTGTTTCTGTTGTGGAAGAGGAAAGGGCAGTGAGCAGCATTGAGGAAAGGTCACCATCGTGGATATCTGCTGCTCTGACAGAGTGCATTGAGCAAgcaagagaagaggaagagaaagaaactcGAAAAACGGCTGAACTGGGTGTTACTGTGGAGGATGCAGTGGTAGCTGCTAAGACAGTGCCAGAGACTAGAAAGGATGTAAGTGATGACACCACAGCAAGTGAGCTGGAGCTAACCTCAGAAGCAGTGActgctctggagacagcagAAGCTTCCTGTGCTGAAGAAACAATGGAAGTGTCCCTTGCTGAGGAGACAACTGAGATGgtttctgctgtttcacagtTGTTAGAAACCCCAGATACTACAGAGGAAGCTACACCTGTTCAAGAAGTAGAGGCCACTGAACAAAATTTGAAAGACTTGGACAAGCAGACACAAAAAGTTCTTCATGAAGTTGCTGAAAGAGTAAAATCAGATGTAGCACAGCTGGTTAGTGAAAGAGCCGTGACAGAAACTATAATTACAACAGTACAGGGACCGGAGTCAGAAGTGAAAGGCGATGCTAAAGATGGGAATATTGTAGGCCAGGAAACTGTTTTGCTTGAGCAGTCCTTGGAAAAAGAACACAAAGAGGAtggcccccagccccagcaaagTGCAGGGACCATTCAGGGCCAAAACAGAGTTGAAGAGAGTGTTTTACCTGAAGGCTCAGAGAAAAGTGAAATACCTTCTCCGATGGAAGAAAGCACAGAAGGACGTGAAAATGTAGAGGTATTGAGAGATGAAAGCCAGTGTCAGGCATATGAAAAAGCAGTTGTAGAAGaccataaagaaataaatgaagtgCAGAGGACAATAGAGGAACCTTTATCACATGACAAAGAGTTTCACAGCATCAAAGCCATCACTCCCAAGGAAGAGCTGTTTGCAAAGCAGGAGCCTTCAGAACAAGAGAAACTGCCCATAACAGAATTGACACTGGATGAGACAAGAGATAAATGTGCTCCAGAAGTAAAACCTGCA GTTCAGGACAAGACAGAGGATGAAATCTCATCCTTGGGGCTTACAGCTGAAGAGGCTGTGCAGCTTGAAGGAGAGGGCAGAATGCTCACTGTGGGACCAGAGTGTGCAGAAGCAGTTGTTACTGTGGTCCctgctaaaaatgaaaaacaagatgGCGTTCCTGACTCAGAAGAGCCAGTTTGTACTGAAGGAGTTCCTAGCAGGACACCTGCCTTGAGAGAGGAAGATGCTGTGCTCAATGGAGTAAAAAGCACAGAAGTCACTGTTCCTGAGGTTCCACTGCAGAGCAAGGGAAAAACCTCTGCCCTTCCTTCAAAAACAGTTGGCTCAGAAGCAGCTGTGGACTCTGTGCCCATCCTAGAGCCACAATGCACTGAAACCCACTCCAAGAGTGATGAAATCAAAGGTGGCAAAGTGGAAGGAGCTGTGCTCAAATCTGAAATGTGGCTGGAGAGCACTTCCACTTTTGCTGAGGCTCCTGTGCAGATTGAAGCAGATGGGACATCTGATTTAGCATCAGCATGCCCAGAGATTGTTGAAAATGGAAGTGCTGTTATTGCTGATACATATCCTAAGAAATGTGAAACACTTAGCAACTTGGCTGGAAAAGAGACTGTGGGAAAACAACAAGAACTTGTAGAAACCTTGAACTGTCAAGGCTTCCAGAAAGAGGATAAGAAAAATGAGCAATTGATGGAAGGAGCCAAAGAAGTATTTGAAGATGGAAAACGGGAAGCTGTGAGACATGATGAATGTTCAACTGCTGTCCAGCAAGAGGAAGGCTCTGACTCAGCCTCCCCACAGGCTGAAAGCTCCGGGGCTCTGAAAACACctgtggctccagcagctgcagcaggtggaGAGCACGTCATGGCAGAAACTGCGATACAGGCAGACATGACAGCCAAAACTGTACAGCCCTTGGCAACCACACCAGAGCAAATGGCTTCTGAAGAGGTCCCAGTTTCTACTCTTGACTGTTCAGGCTATGAGACTGCAGAGCTTGGTAGTGTGGAGGCACCCAAGCCTAGAGTAACTTGTGCTTCCATGAACGGAGTGtcagaggagggagagatgCCCCAGAGCACTGGGCAAGCCGAACACAATGGTATTCCTTCCAGTCACAGTCTGTCTCCCAGCCATCCGGAATTTCAGAAGCACGTTCAGTCTGTGATTATAGAGTCCCAGAGTACCAAAGTTGTATTGAATGCCATCCAGTCAGCTGTTCACAAACTTGCAGAAACAGAAGAGTTGGCTGCCCTTGAGTCAGAGCAGAGCATTAACTCCATAGGGAAAAGCCCATCAGATACGATCGTACCTGAACTTCTGGGAAGTATGCAGGTAGATCAACAGCTTCCAGTAAAAGAGGAAGAGATAAGAAGTAAAGAACAGGAGCTCAAGCAACCAGAAATAGTGAAAACTGCTACCTTAACTGAGTCTGCAGAAATTCatgcagctgtggaaaaaacaaaggacaTGCCTTTAACTTCTGAGATGCTGCAAGATGGACAAAGTCAGAATTCTTCAACAGTTGTGACAAGCCCTGAAGACGTTTCAAGGGGAAGTGTGAGACTTCAGAAACCAGCACTAGaacaaagtatttcagaagaTTCAACCAAAGACACCCTAGAGATACATGCAccaaaattaagggaaaaagaGGTTGGGTACATTACAGAAATCTCAGACCAACATACAGGACCGCAGACGTGCAGAGAAAGTGAAGAACAACCGTATCACCCACCAGTGGAAGATGGGAAAACACAAATGTGGGAGGATGACAGTTGCCAAGAAGGAACGTCTTGTGATAGACAAAGTCAGAACTCGGTGGCTCTGACGCCTTGA